The genome window CATCTTCTCTAACCAATCGCCAAGGTATTAGACACCAACAACCGTGTAGGGCCCGCTGCTCCTTGTGAGAGCAAACTCAGCGTCTGCTGCCCCGGGCGAGGCAGGAAAACCCCTTCGCAACGAGGGTTCCCCATCTGTTGATGAACTCGAATCAAAATGGCGAATGTATCTGAACACAACAATTGAATGACTTCCAAAACCAAATGAAGTGCATCGTTAATTTCTGTTTACAAATcaaattcatgataaaattaaacTCGTCCAAAGGTTTCAAAAGAGAGGGATAAAAAGTATTATTACTCCAGCAGGATTGAATCAATCAAGGTGATTATTGATCTATGAATCAGTCGCATGATAGTTTGGCCAAAGAACAagcatagaatatatatatatatagacttgCAAGGAAACAAAGATCAAACATGCAAATGGTTTACCGGTGGGTAGATCGGATGAGTCATGTTAACGTAGACTACTAATATACAGAGGCATGCGTGAGACTTCCAGTGTGGTGGAAAGCTCGGGTTGGGCCCAGCGGAAGAGAATGAGCGGTCGACACGCGACCCGACGACTGGCAGACCAAAAAGATACACCTAGAAAATGTGGCCAAAGGCCATGTGATGGACCCCCATCATTTCACATTCACTCATGTGATGGTTGCCAAGCTAATGCAACAAAGAACAGAGAAAATAACAAGCGAAAAGAGTCACCAAGGCATCAATTTTGTACAGAGAGTATAGTATAGGGAAACGATAAAAATGATAGCACACAAACATTAAGAACCGATTCAGCATGCATATGAAACAAATAGATTTGTGATTCAAAGAAGTGATTACTTAAAATGACACCGTAAACAACAATATATAAACATCAAGAAATGGAACTCAGCCAATGGACAGGACATGGAGGACAGTACTGAATGTGCACGGGCAAACCGCTTAAGTTTAGCAATAGAATAGTAGAGGTACGAGAAATAAAAATTACAGCAAGTAGTAGTTAGAGAACTATAAAGATGTTCATAATTTCTACACGATATCTGACAGTAATGTCTTATGTCCGGACTAAAAGGGAAACTAATTCAGGACTATAATTTGTTTCATGAAGATGCATAATTTCTTGTGAGCAGGACATGATATTTGTTTTCATCTAGTGAATGTAATGCATAAGCTATTCTAGTAGACCTTCAAAATGACTTACAGAAGATCTCTTATTAAATGGTGGAGCTGAAGAGAGACAGTTCGTGCAACTCGCTCAGCATCCATTCTTCTCCGGTTTGGCCACCGAGTACTATCGCTCTTGTTCCTCCAACAACACAAGTACTGTGTCCCCAAGCAAATTGAGGTGGTCGACTGGGTACATCGAGTATTCTCCATGTAGGTGTCTCTTCAGTTGGATCCAAGAGATAAAGTTGTGAAGCTGAGTGAAGGCCTGCAACAGATCCACCGAATATTAGGATTCGACTGCCAGGAAGGCTGACAGCTACGTGATCAAGGCGTGGTGGCGGACCAATTCCAGCAGGATTTCCGGCACCTGGCATTCCACTACCAGTAATGGACCTCCAGCATGGTTCATCTTCGCTGAGATCCATGGTGAACACATCACTTGACCGCAACCTGAGAGGCCCACTCTTGGCCAGACCACCAAACATCAGTATTTTCCTGCCATCATACACTGATAGCGAGTGACCCAACCTAGAAGGAGGTGTCCATGATGCCGGTATCTCTCTCCATACAGGTTTCTCCATGGTGACATCCAATAGGTATGTGTCACTAAGAAGTATACCAGAATCAGCACAGCCTCCTGAAACAACCAACTTTGTGCCGTCGAGGGTGCAAGAGCTGTGCCAGGACCTGGGCACAGGTGGTGCGATGCCAGAGATCTCACGCCACGCTGGATGTTGGGCATCCAGATCCAATATGAAGACATCATTCAGCAAGCCCTGCCTGCCGCAACCACCAAATACAACCAGCCAAGATCCATTTAAGCATGACAACGTATGGCCCCACCGACCAGGAGGGGCAGACGTCACATTGACATGTCTCCACTCTGGATTACTGACATTTAGATCCAATACAAAGGTATCATTCATCGGCTGCATATTAACACCTTCCCCACCAAAAAGAACAACTCGGTTCCCAACAGCACAAGCACTGAAATTGCAACGGGATGGCTCCACAGCACCTCCAACTGTCAATTTCCTCCATGAAACTGCTTCAAGGGTGGTCAATTCCCTTGCAAGTCTTCCCCATCCAAGTCTTCTGGCTTCAGGTATGGTCTCCAGTGCAAGAGTAGTTTCGCTGCCCCATGCATTCTGACATACCATTCTCCAGAGATCCTCGTTCTTTGTTAACTCGTAGAGCTTCGTGCAGACAGAACCAACAGATGCAATATCTCTTGGTGACAACCTTGACAGAATCTTCTGACATAATACCTCATCACCCATTTGTAATAAGCTGCAAAATTCACGACAGATGTGTCCATGCCCTGTCGAGATAGGTCTGCTCAAGGGGTTGGTGGTAAAACGATCAGAAGGTTTCACAACTGCCTTTGTCATAGGGCTAGGAAGAGATCCCAGATCAACATCTGTGTCAGTGAAGAACTGAACGCACATATAATGGGTTATTGTCTCATCATCACCATAGATCGGTGTTAGCTGTAATCTGTTCATCAATGGGGAACCATCCTTCCTAAAGTTCAACAGATCACCTTGGAACTCAATGCCCTCCTCAAGACATCTTCGTATTTCAGCAACCACTGCAGCATCTACTAAAGGATGCCTCCTTTGAGCAAATGGTCCTCTGCATTGCAAGAATCGGCTGGAAGAATACATTGAAACAATACTTTTGAGTTTATGCTAATATATGCAGGCAGTCAGATATACTGTCAATGTGCATATTCCCTAAAAAAGATCAATTAATTTTGAAAAGAATGTCTTCAATCTAAAAAGAAATACATAtagacatacatatacatatgtatatgtatacatgtacatgtatatgtatacatgtacatgtatacatatacatgtacatgtatacatatacatgtatatatatacatatatatatatatatgtacctgGTAAAGAACCAACATGAAATGTGATTAATAAAGTGAAAAGTGGAAGGGAAGTTGACTATAATTTATATTGACAGAAAAAGAACAAGAACTAAATTTTGATGACATATAAGAGCGATACAGTGTGAGTGTGCTTCCCACAAAACATTCCAGCAGGAACCTACCAGAAACAGAAATCTAGAACTATTCCATTGTTTGGCATCCAGGCAATTACAACAAAGATATGTAATAGGACAAAATGACCAAAAAGATCAGAAATGTTAGAAAAGAAGCACAGACATGCTTCTGGCCATGACCAGCCATGATGCCAAAATTATTATCGTAACAATCATCTGAAGCACATTGAATCTGATGCAGACAAGAAAACAAAGGAATTCACAAGAAAGACAAGACCTGCATATTCCTCTAGATAGCTACCATTATGATGGAACTTGTAGAGACACACCAGAATCTGATCTCATATAACACATGCTGATTGTACTTAGATAATACAATCTGATACCCCACGATAGCGCAGATGGGCATAGGTTGCACATTTCAAGTACTCTATGGGAACTTGGCCCATGTTGTTACGGACTGGGGTTGTGACATTCGATATGTTGTGACTACCATAATCTTATTCATATCTACAGAAGCATTGACATTCTCCAGAATCATTTCATAATTCAGCAACAAACTTGAAGACTTGAACATAAAACTCTCAGGAACCATCTATTACACTTTACTATTTTGTAACTTTCTCAAAGCACAAACATGTAATGTATAATTTATATCGTTAACAAGTTGCAAgccagaaaaataaaaattctgcCATGATGGATGAAGGAAAGAGAGAAATTTGtcccaaaaaaaaagagaaaattttcaagaagtgCTCTGTAAGAAATGACCAAAGAAACTCCTGTATAATCGCTAGAAGGTGTTGCTTTCAAGGCCAAGCCTGTGAGAGTCTGTCATAATTCACCCTGAAGAAGCTGAGAAGAAATGGGGAGAGAGTTTATAAGAAAAAGTATCTGGCCTACATGAGCTACCCTCCCATCACCGTTTACACGCCTCAAATGTTTTGTGTCTGGTCATAAGCACTCGCTACTTGACGACTAATCCCTCCCAATGGCTCCACCCTCATACCTTCATCCCATCCCTCCCTCCAAGCCATGCCCACAACTTACCTTGGAACGAAATAAGGACTCGAAGTTAAAAATGAAAGAATAATAAAAAAGACAAGAGAGGAGTATAGATTATACCATTTTGGCGTGCAAGATAAAGGAAATGCAAGAATGGAAATTTTCCAATTGACATAGATCCTATTAGACATTATAAGCCAAACAAACTAAAGAATAGCATATCATAATCCTAAGGCCAATAAAGAAGTTTAAGAGGAAGGGAACTTAAGTACTATGCAAAATAAGTTATGCCGCATTTTCTTacaatccatattatcaaattttCCCATAAATCTTTAGGACTCTTAAAAGGCATTCATCCACAATCAAATGATAGTAACAATCATCGTTAGTTCCACCAGTGGAATACTAAAGCATATGCTTCAACAAAAGTGATCAAAACCTATACCCTATATTAAACACAAGAACGAGTCAATTATGTCAAGTGGTCTTCAGCTGCAAAAAGTGCTGCAATGAATGTCACTATAATATCACAACCTCTTCATCCTTCAAATTTATGTTCTTCTACCGATTTGTACTTTTAAAGGTGTAGTTATAATCATAGTTTCTTTTCTGATCCAAGTATTTTGGAGGATAAAATAACTGCAAGTGGCACACTATTCTGCATCCAACTTTGGAGCAAGAAGTATGGAAAAGTCACAACCAGCTAACAAAAGTTTAGACTGCAGCAATTATCCCAAGATACATATAGGGCCATCTAGACAAGTTAACACATGCAGTCTTTAACTCCGGTTCCAGGTCCCCAATAGAACGTAGACTCCAACTTGATTTTGGATATTATTTAACAATCGGTGCAATAGTGAGACGATGTTTCTTAAACTTACAAGTTCCAAGTTCTATCATTCATTACTCTAATGATCCAAGGCAAAAGATCATCCTGGTGTCATTTAATTCTTCCTCCGTCGTTCGGTACGAGAGACTATTGATAAAACCACATCTTTCTTTGGATGCTGAGAGGCCATAACATGTTTCGCCATCGGTGATTGATAGTGTGGTTCATTCAGTAACTTCGACTTTTGGCCTAACTAAGGATATCAAATTCAGAAACTTCATCATTCATGTAACCTAGGCTAGCAATCATCAAGCAGCTAATTTTCTTCATTCCTTATCCTGCAAGCTCCATCCGACAACACAAGTTTGTGTTCGTCATAACCATGGTAGGGCAAATCAAAATCAAAGTGCAGAAATTTCAACTACTAACGACTATAAATTAGCAACTACATATGCTCCTCTCATCAATTGATCATCATACAGAACAGTAATCACCAACAAGcctcaaagaaagcaaaaattgaagGATCTAAAGAGCATAGTTTTCCTTTTACGAAAAAGAAATGACATGGGGCTCTTACCAGTTCCTTCCGAGCACCTCCTCGGCGCGATACCCTGTGGCCTCCTCGAACCCGCGATTGACGTAGATGATGGGATGGTCGAGCTCGAGCGCGTCGGTCACCACCAGCCCGCACGCCGCTGCCGACTGGAGCATACTCTCCACGGCGAAAGAGAAGACCGAACTGCCATCGTTCACCAGGAAACCCCCTTCCTTCTccacctccccctcctcctccttcgcctccgcctccgcctcctcctcctcctcctcctcctccccctcgccGCCGCCGCTCGGCCTCCCCTGTTCGCCGTCCCACTCCATCCGCCGACGCCGACCCGGAAGCCTCATCACCCCATGTTCCGTCGAAAGGAGACGTCCCTACCTCGCAATCCCCTTCTCTCGTCGAGGGTTTTGGTGATTCCCCGAGCTATCGAAACAGGTCTCAGATCGATCGAGGCTAGCGAGAACAAGGGCGGGTGAGGGATGGCCGCAGATCGTCGATCTAAAACCCAAGAGGgctgggtggtggtggtggaggaatgCTCCACGAGCTCGTAGTGATCCATTGTGCGAAGGTTGACGGTTCAGATTTGCTGCTGGGACAGATCGACGGCTGACATGAATGTCTCGACGAGAGTCGTGTCCCGCACCGATGCCGGAAAAGGCCGAACCGGGAGGACGTGTTCGCGTTCGTGTCGGTAAGATGACTAGGCCAAAAAGGAAAACCCTTATCGGCATTCGCAGCTGTGCCGAAAAGTGAACCCTTTATGACAAAAGAATCCCCGCACCCGAATCCGATAATTCCTGGATCCGCTTCGGATGTCCGAATCCGACATACGTGGCACGTGTGTGCTTTTCGAAGTAACAGAGTCCTCTACAGGCccccaaaaaaaatttaaatacctaaAAGGCTTATTATTATATTCACCCTCATAAAAGATTTGAATGTGATTTATAATTTTaaccttttaaaaaataaaaaaatattaatattcatTTTAGCCTTATAATTTTTATCATACATCTCTTAAATTGTTATAgtttactcgtatctaaaataatctttatatttttaaaaatataatatataaattcatTTCGTCATATCTGAATTAATAGATGTTAGACTTTATTTACGTgatatgttgactcataataaattattaatataatgatatgtacAACATTAGTATGGTAGAGGCTGCATGCGACGTCTTACTATGCAACAATGACTTGGTGCTGATATTGGTAGTGGCTTTCATGACTATGTCTCTTTATATCATTGATGAAGATCTcagttttttaatttaaattactcgtatcattatattaatgatttattgtgagtcaatatTCTATGTAAGTATACtctaacgtttgttaactcaaacttgacaagatgattttatatattatatatttttagaatgtaaagattattttagatattaatAAATCATAAGAACTCAagagatcattttcaaaattacaatgactaaaatagataaataaatataaaaaaatatacctcaaagatatatatatatatatatatatatatatatatatatatatatatatatatatatatatatatatatatatatatatatatatatatattggcatgCTTTGTTTTAGTAAGGCTTATCCTTTtaaattaaacatgaaatgaataATTGTTTGCGTAAacaaactttgagccgtggccttggggccgacgcggctcggttcgggtcgggacgacggggatctccctcgGGCGTCCCTCGAGCTCGCCGAGGTGGTCGCGTGtagtgtccgatcgggacggggtcgcccgttcctccgggcaggaactcctcgcctgcgtgtccagcggggaccttcggcttcgcatctgcacaaaggtcgggccggggtgctcgacccgacccctccgacgatcaagtcagatgatagtggagggggtttcagatgaagaagtgttttttgtgtctcctctcctctcccttcCCGTTTAGAATGCgagagtatttatagggaagcttgctGTTTCCTGatatgcccgcttgcagggggcaggccgatagcgtctgacattggtgttgGCGTAGCGTGAAGAACCGGGCCTGAGCAAGCGTTTAATGCGCCTTGGCCgacgttctggtccgtttgaccaggtgctgtcgcgttgatcgaggcgtgaggcgttatttgacgtcagccgagtcttattataattactatcctcatcatattccccccccccggaaagaagctatgcgtcggtcgttgtaatgggagtccgaggcatggcttcagctttcaggcgggctggccgcgcaggcgcggTCTaggggaacatggagccgaggagcacaacacgggcgggcaggccgcactgGCGTGATCTCGAGGAGCATGGAgcagaggagcacgacgcaggcgggctggctgcgcaggtgtgtctcgggaagcatggggccggtaggtgtgtctcgggaagtatggggccgaggagcacgacgtaagcgggctggccgcgtaggtgtgtctcggggagcatggggccgaggagcacg of Musa acuminata AAA Group cultivar baxijiao chromosome BXJ2-3, Cavendish_Baxijiao_AAA, whole genome shotgun sequence contains these proteins:
- the LOC103976884 gene encoding adagio-like protein 1 — its product is MRLPGRRRRMEWDGEQGRPSGGGEGEEEEEEEEAEAEAKEEEGEVEKEGGFLVNDGSSVFSFAVESMLQSAAACGLVVTDALELDHPIIYVNRGFEEATGYRAEEVLGRNCRFLQCRGPFAQRRHPLVDAAVVAEIRRCLEEGIEFQGDLLNFRKDGSPLMNRLQLTPIYGDDETITHYMCVQFFTDTDVDLGSLPSPMTKAVVKPSDRFTTNPLSRPISTGHGHICREFCSLLQMGDEVLCQKILSRLSPRDIASVGSVCTKLYELTKNEDLWRMVCQNAWGSETTLALETIPEARRLGWGRLARELTTLEAVSWRKLTVGGAVEPSRCNFSACAVGNRVVLFGGEGVNMQPMNDTFVLDLNVSNPEWRHVNVTSAPPGRWGHTLSCLNGSWLVVFGGCGRQGLLNDVFILDLDAQHPAWREISGIAPPVPRSWHSSCTLDGTKLVVSGGCADSGILLSDTYLLDVTMEKPVWREIPASWTPPSRLGHSLSVYDGRKILMFGGLAKSGPLRLRSSDVFTMDLSEDEPCWRSITGSGMPGAGNPAGIGPPPRLDHVAVSLPGSRILIFGGSVAGLHSASQLYLLDPTEETPTWRILDVPSRPPQFAWGHSTCVVGGTRAIVLGGQTGEEWMLSELHELSLFSSTI